One stretch of Arachis duranensis cultivar V14167 chromosome 1, aradu.V14167.gnm2.J7QH, whole genome shotgun sequence DNA includes these proteins:
- the LOC107493707 gene encoding LOW QUALITY PROTEIN: HIPL1 protein (The sequence of the model RefSeq protein was modified relative to this genomic sequence to represent the inferred CDS: inserted 2 bases in 1 codon), producing MKGVLISINFIFCCFLLFLDSSTSLPLCVDSSAPFILNSTLEFCPYNGSTCCNSTEDAQIQKQFQLMNISDTTCASALKSILCARCDPYSAELFTVQSTPRSVPLLCNSTIASNSSQSKAVAVEDFCSQVWESCQSVSIKNSPFSPSLQGQAGRTPSKSNPSKLTDQWQSKTDFCTAFGGSSTSESVCFEGEPVALKNTDSEAPINPPHGLCLEKIGNGSYLNMVAHPDGTNRAFFSNQKGQVWLATIPXFHPKFAENGRFFASFTCDKDKWSGCNGICSCNSNVNCDPSKIGTGSSGVQPCQYQAVVAEYTANGTASQPSSAVSAKPTEVRRIFTMGLPSNTENGGQILFGPDDGYLYFMMGDGSGTGDPYNFAQNKKSLLGKIMRLDIDNIPSAAEISKQGLWGSYSIPKDNPFSQDNGSQAEIWALGLKTPWRCSFDSERPSYFFCGDAGQDLYEEVDLITKGGNYGWRVYEGPYPFTPNESPGGNTSKDSINPIMPILGYNHSEVNKNEGSACIIGGYMYRSNTDPCMYGRYLYADLYSVAVWEATEDPVNSGNFSKSRIPFSCSHDSPIKCDPEPGTSLPAIGYIYSFGEDNNKDVYILTSKGVYRVVRPSRCSYTCSQEKATTEAPSPSTSPSHACRNFSIYQFLQISFFLLLLICFV from the exons ATGAAGGGTGTTCTAATTTCCATCAACTTTATCTTTTGTTGCTTCTTActgtttttggattcatcaacTTCACTTCCTTTATGCGTTGACTCAA GTGCACCTTTCATCCTCAATAGCACACTTGAATTTTGTCCTTACAATGGAAGCACTTGCTGCAACTCCACAGAAGATGCACAAATTCAGAAACAATTCCAGCTTATGAACATCTCTGATACTACCTGTGCCTCAGCTCTGAAATCGATACTTTGTGCG AGGTGTGATCCGTATTCGGCCGAGCTGTTTACAGTTCAATCGACGCCCCGGTCAGTTCCCTTGCTCTGCAATTCCACCATTGCATCCAATTCCTCCCAGTCAAAGGCAGTAGCAGTGGAAGACTTCTGCTCTCAAGTCTGGGAATCATGTCAATCTGTGTCAATAAAGAACTCGCCATTTTCGCCTTCATTACAAGGCCAAGCAGGGAGAACACCATCTAAAAGCAATCCAAGCAAACTCACAGATCAATGGCAGTCGAAAACAGATTTTTGTACTGCATTTGGTGGATCCTCCACTAGTGAATCTGTATGCTTTGAAGGAGAACCTGTTGCATTAAAGAACACTGACTCAGAAGCTCCTATTAATCCTCCACATGGCTTGTGCCTGGAAAAAATTGGCAATGGATCCTATCTCAACATGGTTGCTCATCCAGATGGCACGAACCGTGCATTCTTCTCGAATCAGAAGGGACAAGTTTGGTTAGCAACTATTCC ATTCCATCCGAAATTCGCAGAAAATGGCCGGTTCTTCGCCTCATTCACCTGTGACAAAGATAAGTGGTCTGGTTGTAATGGAATATGTTCTTGTAACTCAAATGTTAATTGTGATCCTTCAAAGATAGGCACAGGTAGTAGTGGTGTACAACCCTGCCAATACCAAGCTGTTGTTGCTGAATATACTGCTAATGGTACCGCGTCTCAGCCTTCATCG GCTGTAAGTGCTAAACCAACAGAGGTGAGAAGGATATTTACCATGGGGTTGCCTTCTAATACTGAGAATGGAGGTCAGATTCTCTTTGGACCTGATGATGGGTACTTGTACTTCATGATGGGAGATGGTTCAGGCACTGGTGATCCATACAACTTTgctcaaaacaagaaatcattgcTTGGAAAGATTATGAGGCTTGATATAGACAACATCCCAA GTGCAGCAGAAATTAGCAAACAAGGTCTTTGGGGTAGCTATTCCATTCCTAAGGACAATCCATTCAGCCAAGACAATGGTTCACAGGCTGAAATATGGGCCTTGGGATTAAAAACTCCATGGCGATGCAGTTTTGATTCAGAAAGACCTTCCTACTTTTTCTGTGGAGATGCTGGACAG GATCTTTATGAGGAAGTGGATCTCATCACAAAAGGTGGAAACTATGGCTGGCGTGTTTATGAGGGTCCCTATCCATTCACCCCTAACGAATCACCTGGAGGAAATACCTCCAAAGACTCCATAAATCCAATTATGCCAATACTTGGATACAACCATTCGGAGGTTAACAAGAATGAAGGGTCAGCATGCATCATTGGGGGTTATATGTATCGATCTAACACTGATCCTTGCATGTATGGAAG GTACCTGTATGCTGATCTATATTCAGTTGCAGTGTGGGAAGCAACAGAAGATCCTGTAAACAGTGGAAACTTCAGCAAAAGCAGAATCCCCTTCAGCTGTTCACATGATTCTCCTATCAAATGTGATCCTGAGCCTGGAACCTCCCTCCCAGCGATAGGCTACATCTACTCATTTGGAGAGGACAACAACAAAGACGTGTATATCCTTACAAGCAAAGGCGTCTACAGAGTTGTTCGTCCGAGTCGCTGCAGCTACACTTGCTCTCAGGAAAAGGCAACAACAGAGGCTCCTTCTCCTTCTACTTCTCCATCTCATGCATGCCGTAACTTCTCTATATACCAGTTTCTGCAGATTTCATTTTTCTTGTTGCTTTTGATATGTTTTGTGTAG